The Gloeobacter violaceus PCC 7421 DNA window GCAACCACGACCTGCACGGGCGGGGGGTTGGGGGGGCGAGCCTCAATATTTATGCGGCGCTGCAGGTGCCGGGCTTTGTGGTGGGCTCCCGGCTGCAGATTCATCCGATCGCCACGCGCTCGGGGCCGGTGCAGGTGTTGAGCTTGCCCTGGGTGAACCGCTCGACGCTGCTGACGCGCGAGGAGATGCGCGGCAAGAGCCTCGAGCAGGTTGATCTCGCCCTGGTCGAGCGGATGAAATTGGCCCTCGAAGCGCAGGTGCGCCGCCTCGACCCGGCGGTACCGACGGTCTTGCTCGGCCATCTGATGGTCGAAAACGCCGTCTTTGGGGCCGAGCGCCACCTGGCGGTGGGCCGCAGCTTCAGCATTCCGCTTGCGATGCTCGCCCGTTCCGAGTTCGACTACGTGGCCCTTGGCCACGTCCATCGCCATCAGGTGCTCTGCGAAGATCCGCCCATCATCTACCCGGGATCGATCGAGCGGGTCGATTTTGGCGAAGAAAAAGAATCCAAAGGCTTTATCCTCGCTGAGGTCGAGCGCGGCCGCTGCCGCTACGAATTTGTGAGCGTGCCCGCCCGCAGCTTCAAGACGATCCAGGCCAACCTCGCCGACAGCGGCGATCCGCAGGGCGACCTGGCGGCGATCTTACGCAAGCACAAAATCGAAGGGGCGATCGTGCGGGTGCTCTACCGTTTGCATCCCCACCAGATCGAGCGCATCGACACCGCCAGCTTGCGCCAGATGCTGGAGGGGGCGTTTTCTTACCAGTTGCAGCCGGAGCTGATTAGCCAGCTCAGCCAGCCGCGGGTGCCGGGGCTGGGCGAAAGTTGCGCCCTCGATCCGATCGACGCCCTCAGACAGTACCTCGAGAGCCGCCCCGAACTGGCCGATTTGCGCCTGGCCCTCGTCGAAGCGGCCGAGGCGCTGATCAAGGGCGACAGCCCCGGTCTGGCCGACACCGACGAGTGCGAGAGCGACGCCGAGGTGCTGGAGGTGACCACTACCGCCGCCCTCGATCTTCTCGCGCGCGAGGAGGGTCTACCCGCCGGCGGCACCAACGGCCAACTCGGTCTATTTCACGCTTGATAGATATCGGTATGGACCGGTTGATCCGGGTGCGTGTAGCTGTACTCACCGCGGCCACACAGTCAGCCGGTGTATCTTAAGGAGGATCAATTCTCCCGGTGTGGTGGAGTCTGTCAGACAGGTGAGTCGTTTGTCTCACTATGTCTACCGGGGCAACTCAACGGAGTTATGCCATGTTCTATCCACTCATCGCGGCATCGGCTCCCGGAGCCCTGCCCGAGGGCCTTTTGAGCTTGGGGCAGTTGCTTGCGAGCCTCATCGTCATCTATGTCGCGAGCAAACTCGGCGGCGAGCTGGCCCTGCGTCTCAGGCAACCCG harbors:
- a CDS encoding metallophosphoesterase family protein — its product is MVRLLHISDIHLGSGLSHGRINPATGLHTRFEDFLYCLSQAIDRGLAEGVDLALFGGDAFPNATPEPTHQEEFARQFKRLTDAGIPTVLLVGNHDLHGRGVGGASLNIYAALQVPGFVVGSRLQIHPIATRSGPVQVLSLPWVNRSTLLTREEMRGKSLEQVDLALVERMKLALEAQVRRLDPAVPTVLLGHLMVENAVFGAERHLAVGRSFSIPLAMLARSEFDYVALGHVHRHQVLCEDPPIIYPGSIERVDFGEEKESKGFILAEVERGRCRYEFVSVPARSFKTIQANLADSGDPQGDLAAILRKHKIEGAIVRVLYRLHPHQIERIDTASLRQMLEGAFSYQLQPELISQLSQPRVPGLGESCALDPIDALRQYLESRPELADLRLALVEAAEALIKGDSPGLADTDECESDAEVLEVTTTAALDLLAREEGLPAGGTNGQLGLFHA